GTCTCCCACATCCGGCcccattatttttcttcttGGAGTGATAACTAATAGGccttatgcccagctgcactacctCCCGAACCCCAGCCAGCTCCCCGCCCCCTGCccgccaccaccggacaaactgATCAATCCAGGTGCGTCTgaattgttgttgttgtgactactgaggtcagacacacctggattaatcagtttgtccaataatggcagacaggtagtgcagctgggcataaagcctattagtgGATTCATGTGTGTTTGAATAGGAATAGTtggaaaatgtgtatttttggtGTGCTAACAGGATCGAGGTTTGAAAACACTGACCTATTACACATTCACAATTACTAttgaaataaaacacaacacattgtgtgttcttttatttatattgacttacagtgcattttcaTGACCATGCCATCAGGAGTCTATGCAGCCTATATTTATGGAAAATTTGCAATCAAACAatgcattttatgtattttgtaatttttcatgtttatatgtctatactGTTTGTCCTGAAATGAATTTTCCATAatgctgctttgcaacaatgctAAGATTGTAAAGAGCTAGAAATTTGAATTGCAAATTAAATTTCTATGTAGTAAATAATACGTGTAGGCTACTATTCATTCGGTAGTCTTATCAAATTGAACAATATCATATTTGTATCAAACATTTGAAGGATAATCAGGAATTGtagaaaaatatgttttaaaaaatctcAATGGTCTATACAGatcacaaaaataaactattaaTGTTTGTGCAAAGTGCAGCATCATTtttcagtgatttttttttattaggacGTTCCCATCTCAACCCACAAAACAATGTTTGTTTAAATAGCTGACATAATTTAACAATACAGATTTGCCTATGCAATTTACTGTACATTCAACTTTTACCATTTAAGGCACAAAACCCCTCCGGATCTCACAAgtatcattttttataaaaatcttCATCCCTCTCTAACATGAGGAGTTTTCACAACTTAGATGTGAATGAACCAGATGTAGGAGTGTAGTGAGATATAAGACGCTCTGCTTCTCTCCAACCCGACATCAAAGCTCCATGCACTGTAGAGAAGAAGGACCTTTGTGTGGCCTCTCCTGCAAACAACACCTGCAAAGGCTAGAGAAAACAAAGATTATGGTTGTTCGTGTTATAATGAGATACTATCAATCAATActaataaaaatatcaaaatttaaTATGAGTAGCTGTACCTTTGAATTACAGCCATTCAGTGGTAGAGGCTCAGCCAGGTTATCTATGTCATATCCTGAGCAACCTTTGGCCACATAGGTGTAAGATCCACAGGAATAGGGATGATGAAACCATTGTGATCTCAAGAGCCTTCTTGGTGCAACAGTTGGATTccctaaaacatttttttacattatcttACATATACTCATATTCTGCATCTGGTGTTGGTGTTTACAgaacttttaattgtttgtggACACAGTATATTGAATATGGACAAAAAACATATAATAAACTGCAATGATGTCAAGTAAACAACCTGTAGGATTTTAAGGGAGTAAAAATGTTCCCAGTAAATTTGCGAAGAAGCTGTGTGATGCTTTGTAGCACTTCCAATTCAGACAGTGTCTCCATGTACTCGGACTCATGTCCCGAAATCCATCCACAGAGGACGTGTCCAAATCTGTGTAGCCAAAGTAAAGTAATAAGGTATAACAGCATAAACTGTTGTAATGTGTAGCATTTCTATCGTACATACTTCTCTGTGGGCCTGAGCACAGTAAATCCAAATATCTTTTTAATCCAAGACATCTTTACGTCGGAAACAACATCAGAAAGATCCGTCTCATCCTCCCACACAAGGTAGATCAGTTCACACTCATCATCCCAGAAAGGCTGCTCGAACTCAAGGAAGATCTTGTTGTTGGTCCCAAAACCCATTCTCTGAATGGAATGCAATTTGTGCAATGGAAGAGAAGGACTCAGGAAAGTGTCCTTATGCTTCTTCAGGTACCCTTTGTTACAACAGCACATAAAATTTGTTGCAAAGAAATACTGTAGTTGAgtataaaaatgcataaaaatcccAGACAATGTATTACACTTACCTAGTGGGACAGTGACTATAACATGGTCAGCTGCAAATGTCTCTCCATTAAAGCATTCAATCAAAACAGGGAGGGTTTTAGTGTCTGGTCCATTCTTCGTGTTGTTCCAATGAATGCACTTTACCGGCTTGTTGTACAAGACTATGTCTTTGGGAAGACCCTTCATCATGTTATCAATTAAACCTTCATATCCTCTGTGAAATAAAGAGTTCAGCAACatgtaagttgtttttattGGACAACTGATTTCAATACATCTGTAATAAAATGGTCATTCATATTTTCTTGTGTTTTAGATGATAATGGTACCAACACATGATTCTTTATTCCTggtactgtaataatattattccagcatacagtaaacaaacatacTAACATTCATACAATTTACATAAATGATCTGTCACAATAATCGCTCACCCTGGGAAAGTGCAGTCCAGTCCTGGAAATGTCTTATACATGCCGAAGGCTCCCAGACCCACATCATCCATCGTGTGTGTTCCACTGACACAACACTCCATCTTGAGTAATGTGTTTATCATCGCCATTCTTAAATCTATGTTAGCCGGATCTTCCTTCCACTCTTCTGGGGCCAGACGTTCAGCTTCCGTCTTAACAAACTTTCCAACGCTGGGCAAAGGCTCTCCGCCGGTCTCATTGAACTGCTGGCTCTTTTCcattagttttataaaaagctCCATTGCTGGCCCCATCACATCAGGCCCCAGTTTTTGACCTGAACTGGAAAACCAGTTGGGATTAAATAGCGTAGGGCCATCCATTTTAATTTGCTGGTTTTCTTCTGACATTGACTGTTTGTCAAGGAGTCGGTAGTCGCATGCCAAACGAAACACTGGATTTTCCTTTGATGGGCCATGGATCCAATTAGCACCAATCTCCACAATGTTATCACCTTaacaaaaaatgagaaaaaatgtatttttgataaatatattttttttaagtgcaagATAAATATTTGCTCCAGAGCTATACATTCTCATTAATATGTTAATGAGTTACATATACATGATTAATTTTTAATGAGGTgaacaaattattaaaaaaaaaaaacttagttGTATAGCAGGTTAAATTATTGTATATTTACTGTAGGCtgtgtaaaatgtaaaagatgtcCCACTGGTGAAGTGATCAATAAATTGTTAAATAGTTAAAATGGTTCAGGTCTAGATTATTGCAAGTTTTGCAGTCTACATTGTAAAAACCATGGTACATGTGTATAGTAATATTAAAAGCCataaaaattatactatttcATATTAGCGTGGGTGGTACGTGCTACTTTtgcaaaatgtaatttaaaaaattgtgtcaGTGGTGTCATCTTGCAATCCGGTTAATCTTTAACTACTGACTTACTTGTTCATTACTGGACTTTACTGGCTTTTTAAATTAGTAGGCACATTGTTTATATTAGTTTATCTTCTgtactttatttatatactgtactattttgttttgtgactaaacaaacagctgactatttttaatgttatgttCATGAAAAATATGAAGTAGCCAAAATGTAgcaaatattttatgttttttttttgtctttatttttatttattttgtatttttgtctttattttgatatttccTTTGAAACAGTAATcttttactttaaaatactAATAATAGTACATTATTATCCCAACACCAATAGGCCATAGGCTTTACTTGTTCCCCTAACTTGCAGATGCAAACCATAACATATTGCAGGTAATCTCAAAATACATGCAAAATTAGATTAAAATCTAAACAAACATGCTAATCCACGTACTGCATGCCATGTGTGTTTATAGGAAGTTATGAAGAGTCTGGTAGATGAACGACAGAAATGACCAATGCAGTTTACATTTCTGACAGATGATCTGTTCATAAGTGCTGTTATATAATAATAGGCAAATGATTATTTTCAGTCTTACCCAGCCGGCCTGTTTGTATTCTGCCACCGCTTCTTCCAGTCGCTTCTATGATGTTTACATTACGAAAGCCATGCTTGATTAATTTCTGTGCAGCACCAATTCCTGAAATGCCGCATCCGATTATAAATATTTGCGAATCGAGAGATGAACGCTGCGATGCCATTGAAAGCGTTACCTTATTTCACACAAAACGGCGAGGGCTCGCTCGCTCTCGCTCTCTGGTGATCCCGCCCCCTTACACTGACACGTGACCTGTCATCTGTcactaggcttgttcgacttcattcGGCGCCGCTAGAACTGACAAGCGGATGACGTCAAAtcaccgcgagagcgagtcgaaattacaCTACTCCATATAATTTCTCGAATCGaactcgcggtactttgacgtcatcagcCTGTCGTTTCTTTCGgcgcagcatgaagtcaaacaagcctgaAAAACCGCCTACCTTAAAGAACATACAGTAAacgtttatataaaataaagataCAAATGTTAACGTTTTCTTAAGGTCTTAATAGGCAATAATTAGCATTTGTCCGtaattttaaaattacttttccaCTTAAAGTAATGAAGAAATGTCTTTAATACTGTACATGTGCGATGGatttatctttaaaaactttctgccataaaatcaaactttatctTTATGAGATCTCTTGTGGAACTTTAACCTACACAAAATGAAAGGtggtcaaatataaaatattgtaaaactatatttataacGCTATTACTACTTATTACCAGACGAGGGCAGTCTTCTATCTTTTTtagttgatatatgttcaaAAGTGTAAACAGTAAACAAAGTATTCAATAAAGAAAGTTATATACTGAATACAAGTCTTACAAAAGCAATGTGAGCTCAATTTATTCAGGATCCCCCGTGCCAGTGCACTGCATGAACTTTAGTTAATGACAATGAAGGTACTTTGTACTTGGCATAGTTCAAAGTCAAGTTGTTAGAATGTTTATAGTTAAGTATCTACAATCTGATACTGATACTGATGCACactaaaactgtatttattataaatagtTGTTTTGCAACAGAACCTGTACTGCCATGTACCTTTATGCAGAATGCAAATGAATATTAGTGCAGACATAGGCTATACAATTAATGCTATGTGTGCCAGAAAATCATCAGATTTTGGAAAAGAATAATGGGAAACTTTTTACAAAAAAGAATGATTTGTTTACATCCGCATCCACAGAAATTAACTAACAATAAGCAATACAgttttttagcatttattaatttttattaatctAATGTTAACGACAATGCAATAAtttatgttagttcattgtgcattaaataatgttaaagtttgataaaaatgtatttgtaaatgctgaaaaaaacatgcattaatAAACACTGGTATTTGTTATGTAAGGTCATGTTAGAAAATAGGCTATaaccttactgtaaagtgttgccagaattaaaaaaatagtgcTGCATGTCCAGGAAAAGGGAACCACCTTGAGGACTGTAATGTTCCTTGTTTCCCATGATGCCTCCCAATGTGTAACATGGGCGCTGAAACCAGAAGGCACTGACATCACAACAACCTTTTATAGCTCGTGGGAACTGGCTTTGTATGAGGGTCACTTTAAGAACAATAAGAGACATTTATtgtgaacatgaatgaaaatgCACAAGCTATTTTCCTAAAACACCGAAACAACCAtttaagataataaaaataaagactatGGGAGTTTAAAAAAGTGAATTGTCAATGTGCCCGGCAGAGGAACGCAGACAATTGAGCATCTATTTAAATAAGGCATACTGATGTTTTATATGGTCTAATGTCTGCTGCTATTTATTCGAGGTGTCATGATATTCTACATGCATATATAAAACTAACACGACAATATTACATAGAAATAGACAGTGACAATATATAAAATCATATAAACATTTctcatatattaattttatgaaaaataaaaatacagttaCTGTAGAAATAATATCAAGAGTATATTCTAAAAGTtctacaaaaaatacaacagttTGCCCTTTTAAAATCACGAAGATCATAATATATGTACATCATAAAATAGGTCAATTTGTAATGCCTGAGAATTATAGGTAAAAATACGATTActaatacagtatataatgtACAAAACTAGCCTATATTTGATATACTAGTTATTGCACTTGGCTTCTGAAAACATAACCCTAAAACTAGCCTATAGTCTAAGTCACTGTTGATTCTTCTGATGTCAGCAGATTTTCTCACACATGATTCATCTGAGAGATGCCATCTAATTTCTGCAATATCATGGATCTTAGTACACTGTATCTGTGAAATGACAAAGAACAACACAGTTCAGATTATAATGAATACAATTGTATGCTTGTATTGTACATTAATTGgaaaatctttattttattttatttcttgtgGAATGTAAGTATTTACTTTCTAGTCAGTtttaaaatctctctctcttcctcctcTTTCAATTTCTTAATGAAACTGTCCAAAACAGGCATTTCAAATTTGATATACTGTGCAACCTGAAAGACAAGAAAAAGTGTGTTAACCCTTAAAATACCGTAAAAAATGTTAAccacattttaaaatcaaagcAATGATTAATTTGAATATGAGCAAATGCGGAAGAGGCAATATGCTCATTTGGTTCATCATTTTAATAATAAGACAAACAACGTCTGCATTCAATATATTTGTATGATTGTTAGACTTCTAGATAAGCTACGTATACATAAAATTAGACTTGATACTGTATGTAGCATCTGAAACTTGATACTGTATGTAGCATCTGAAAATGAAATATCAATATCTTCCCGGGGAAGCATGCACACCCCAACTTTAAAATGCACAGATATACTCACATCGTATGTAATCTCTTCACCAAGGTCCTTTTCCATAATAAATATTCTGGCGATTTTTTCACATGGACCATGCAGCAGACGAGATACCAGAGGGTATTCTGTTTCTTTAAGTTTTGCTctttctaataaaaaaaaattgtgagatAAATTTAGTCTTGTTTAAAGTAAGAAGTAaactttgaaataaaaatattacctCCTGATTCATGGACTAGGTAGAGACCAAATTCATCAGCCTTATTTTCTACCTGTACAAGTACAGAGCAGTGTAATAATGAGAAGTATAGGTTACTGTATCATCAAAACTAAATTAAGCAAAACTTACCCGAAACTTATGACGGAGCAAGTTAAGAACTTGCTGTGTTGTCATAGTGCTGTTCACTCGAACATTAGTCACTGATCCATACGATGGAGTAAAAACAGATGTctatatagaaaatgtaaaaaaatagtttcTTGAAATGAATATTATGCTGTAGATATCTGAAACAAGTGACGAAAATGTAGCCTATAATAAATTAATTCGAATGCCTGCAACATatacaaaacatataaacaaaaaacacacatgtaatataacatactgtataaAGCACATATCATTATATAACTTTAATATCTTTGTAAACCGCACTGATTACATTTCTGTTTAATATTTctttagcatttttcacagtaACTTTAAATCAAAGCACACTATTttatcaaatataaaaataacaacatttacatttacatttacaaaaaaaaaaataagagagCAAACAATTTAGTCATATTTGCAGTTAACAAAATTTTCCTTTcatgttttacactgttttAGGCCAGCAAAAATGCTAGATAATTCTGCCAAAGGATCATTACAGCCCAGCTCACATATATACTGTATGACCTTTGAAGACCATTTATAAGAGGGGCAGGTGACAAGCAACGCCTGTACAGGAAAGAACTGCCTCTCAACACCTGCATCCATCTCATAACACTAAAGTACAACATAAACACTTGGACAACAGACACTTCCCTTACAGATGCTGCTGTGGCACTTTATGAGAGCATCGGGCCCTTTGCCAGACACAAGACGTGCTATCTTTCAGTGAACACTATTGTACTATTGTCCTAAACCCTGAGTGTGGAAGAGGTCCAACTCTTTTCTGGCTTCCTTCTGAGATCCTGCACGGCTCTTCTCTGAGGCAAAGGTTTATAGATAGTTACACCTTAAATGTACTAGGGTTATTTGTGCTTATATATCATAAATGCTTTCTAAAATTGGTTTAAAATATGCAAATCTTTATTGACTGCAAGGAATTTCTAAAACCAAGAAACAGGGATTTCATTCAAATCAGGTACAGCTTTTCACCTTGTGGTTGTAGAAATGTCCATTGATGGAGAAACGATGTCTTTTAATCTGCTGTGAATCTGCAGAGTTGTGAATTTTAGATCTTCTTTGGATGTTTACAAAACTTGCGTCACTTCTTGTCCTCAGCAGTTGAGGGACATCCTCCTCAGCATCATATCCATCCATACCTGCTGTTAAAAATCAGAGAATTGAATTATATTACAGTACAATACAGTACTAGACAACAATAGTTCTGTTAGGAATTGTGATGTATTATGGGTTATTATGGGTGATACCAAAGTCCCTTTAGGGATGTCGCGTCACTGGCATTCATCATTACATCGTCTCTGGGCactaaagtcctatctacttgaatggggaaagacagatcTGTCTAAAGTCGTGTGGTAAAATCATAATAATGATGATCTAAAAATATCTGATTCATTTTCAAGCCGCTAAAAACACAAAGTCTAAACACGGTTAGTGAGGAAGCAGCTATTTATGTATCATTTCCTAGACTAATGGTGACTAATGGTGACCCTGTCTTTAAAAACCCGGcttaagtcatttttgtgatttactgtttttttactgAGTAAAATCAAATCTCAAAatga
This Misgurnus anguillicaudatus chromosome 11, ASM2758022v2, whole genome shotgun sequence DNA region includes the following protein-coding sequences:
- the paox gene encoding peroxisomal N(1)-acetyl-spermine/spermidine oxidase, giving the protein MASQRSSLDSQIFIIGCGISGIGAAQKLIKHGFRNVNIIEATGRSGGRIQTGRLGDNIVEIGANWIHGPSKENPVFRLACDYRLLDKQSMSEENQQIKMDGPTLFNPNWFSSSGQKLGPDVMGPAMELFIKLMEKSQQFNETGGEPLPSVGKFVKTEAERLAPEEWKEDPANIDLRMAMINTLLKMECCVSGTHTMDDVGLGAFGMYKTFPGLDCTFPGGYEGLIDNMMKGLPKDIVLYNKPVKCIHWNNTKNGPDTKTLPVLIECFNGETFAADHVIVTVPLGYLKKHKDTFLSPSLPLHKLHSIQRMGFGTNNKIFLEFEQPFWDDECELIYLVWEDETDLSDVVSDVKMSWIKKIFGFTVLRPTEKFGHVLCGWISGHESEYMETLSELEVLQSITQLLRKFTGNPTVAPRRLLRSQWFHHPYSCGSYTYVAKGCSGYDIDNLAEPLPLNGCNSKPLQVLFAGEATQRSFFSTVHGALMSGWREAERLISHYTPTSGSFTSKL
- the rassf4a gene encoding ras association domain-containing protein 4a isoform X2; translated protein: MDPDKTTYVRLNERKVVSKSDILSLLKTYNCYHEGKSFQLRIREEEGELIVEGLLNISWGLRRPIRLQMQDDNERFYYDCTEAWRSESSESSRNENNEQSNPLQFSSEPNNNKICATSIPSMDGYDAEEDVPQLLRTRSDASFVNIQRRSKIHNSADSQQIKRHRFSINGHFYNHKTSVFTPSYGSVTNVRVNSTMTTQQVLNLLRHKFRVENKADEFGLYLVHESGERAKLKETEYPLVSRLLHGPCEKIARIFIMEKDLGEEITYDVAQYIKFEMPVLDSFIKKLKEEEEREILKLTRKYSVLRSMILQKLDGISQMNHV
- the rassf4a gene encoding ras association domain-containing protein 4a isoform X1, whose translation is MDPDKTTYVRLNERKVVSKSDILSLLKTYNCYHEGKSFQLRIREEEGELIVEGLLNISWGLRRPIRLQMQDDNERFYYDCTEAWRSESSESSRNENNEQSNPLQFSSEPNNNKICATSIPTGMDGYDAEEDVPQLLRTRSDASFVNIQRRSKIHNSADSQQIKRHRFSINGHFYNHKTSVFTPSYGSVTNVRVNSTMTTQQVLNLLRHKFRVENKADEFGLYLVHESGERAKLKETEYPLVSRLLHGPCEKIARIFIMEKDLGEEITYDVAQYIKFEMPVLDSFIKKLKEEEEREILKLTRKYSVLRSMILQKLDGISQMNHV
- the rassf4a gene encoding ras association domain-containing protein 4a isoform X3 codes for the protein MEEGELIVEGLLNISWGLRRPIRLQMQDDNERFYYDCTEAWRSESSESSRNENNEQSNPLQFSSEPNNNKICATSIPTGMDGYDAEEDVPQLLRTRSDASFVNIQRRSKIHNSADSQQIKRHRFSINGHFYNHKTSVFTPSYGSVTNVRVNSTMTTQQVLNLLRHKFRVENKADEFGLYLVHESGERAKLKETEYPLVSRLLHGPCEKIARIFIMEKDLGEEITYDVAQYIKFEMPVLDSFIKKLKEEEEREILKLTRKYSVLRSMILQKLDGISQMNHV